In Callospermophilus lateralis isolate mCalLat2 chromosome 4, mCalLat2.hap1, whole genome shotgun sequence, one genomic interval encodes:
- the Gins4 gene encoding DNA replication complex GINS protein SLD5 — MAEELDLTEQDSDGGSEEVVLTPAELIERLEQAWMNEKFAPELLESKSEIVECVIEQLDHMEENLKRAKKGDLKVSIHRMEMERIRYVLSSYLRCRLMKIEKFFPHILEKEKMRPEGESSSLSPEEFAFAKEYMAHTEAYLKNVALKHMPPNLQKVDLLRAVPKPDLDSYVFLRVKERQENILVEPETDEQRDYVIDLEEGSQHLIRYKTIAPLVASGAVQLI, encoded by the exons ATGGCAGAGGAACTGGATCTAACAGAACAAGACTCTGATGGGGGTAGTGAAGAGGTGGTCCTAACTCCTGCAGAGCTCATTGAAAGGCTGGAGCAG GCTTGGATGAATGAAAAGTTTGCCCCTGAACTGCTAGAAAGCAAGTCTGAAATTGTAGAATGTGTCATAGAACAACTAGATCACATG GAAGAAAATCTCAAGAGAGCCAAAAAGGGGGATCTGAAGGTCAGTATCCATCGAATGGAAATGGAGAGGATCCGCTATGTCCTCAGCAGCTACTTGCGGTGTCGACTCATGAAG ATAGAGAagttttttcctcacatccttgagAAGGAGAAAATGCGACCTGAGGGAGAGTCTTCCAGCCTTTCTCCAGAGGAGTTTGCCTTTGCCAAAGA GTACATGGCTCACACAGAGGCCTATCTTAAAAATGTTGCCTTAAAGCACATGCCTCCCAACCTGCAGAAGGTGGACCTCTTAAGGGCAG TTCCAAAACCAGATCTAGATTCATATGTGTTTCTGAGAGTGAAAGAACGACAAGAAAACATACTGGTAGAACCAGAAACAGATGAGCAGAG AGACTATGTGATTGACTTGGAAGAGGGCTCACAACACTTGATCCGATATAAAACCATTGCACCTCTCGTTGCTTCTGGAGCAGTACAGCTCATTTAA